A stretch of DNA from Pseudomonas sp. HN11:
CACTGGAACGCTGATCGTAAATCGTGCAGCGGGTGCCTTGGCCCACTTCTCCTTCAAGGCTGCAGCAGCGCGCGGGTTTCTGGTCGGTGCCGATCATTGCCACGCGGGTGGGGTTGATCTGCACCACCAAGTCATCGGGCACCGTGCCCCCCGATGAGGCGCACTCACCCCAGAAGAAAGACACACGAAAGTGTGAACAGCAGGCACCGCAATTCAGACACGGACTGGCTTCGGACATGGGCGTCATCGATAAGAAAAGTAGGATTGGAGGTGTTACGGAAGGCTCGCCATTCTATCCGTGCCATGGCCGTTGGGAAGGGGGGCATGAACTTATATTTTTGTAGGTGAAGTCCCGTGATAGGGGACGAAATCATGCCCTATCAGCTTTACGAATCATTACAGACAACCGGGCCCCGCCTGACTATGTTGCAGGTACCGGGCAGGATGCATCGGGCATCGCAGCTCTCATAACAATAAAGAGACGGACCCATGCAGAACTCGACCCAAGCGGCGAATGCCTGGCGCATTCTGTTCCTGCTGTTCCTCGCCAACCTGTTCAACTTTTTCGATCGCACGATTCCGGCAATCATCATTGAACCAATCCGCATGGAGTGGCACCTGAGCGACTTCCAGCTCGGCATCATCGGCACCGCCTTCACTATCGTCTACGCCATTGCCGGCTTGCCCCTCGGGCGCCTGGCCGATACCGGCTCGCGCAGCAAACTGATGGGCTGGGGTCTGTTTGCCTGGAGCGGGCTGACGGCGGTCAACGGCATGGTCGGCAGTTTCTGGACGTTTCTGCTGGTGCGCATGGGCATCGGCATTGGCGAAGCCAGCTATGCGCCCGCTGCCAATTCGCTGATTGGCGACCTGTTCCCGGCGCACCGTCGCGCGCGGGCCATGGGCATTTTCATGCTGGGCTTGCCGCTGGGGCTGTTGCTGGCGTTCTTTACCATCGGCTGGATGGTCAAGGCGTTCGACAGCTGGCGCGCACCGTTCTTTATAGCGGCGGTGCCGGGCATCATCCTGGCGGTGTTCATGTTCTATATCAAGGAACCCAAGCGCGGCGCCGCCGAAACCGTACAAGTCTCCCAAGAACGCGTCGACCGCCCGATCCGCCGCGTGCTGGCGGTGCCGACCTTCCTGTGGCTGGTGCTGGCCGGGTTGTGCTTCAACTTCGCAACGTACGCTTGCAACTCGTTCCTGGTACCGATGCTGCAGCGCTACTTCCTGATGCCGTTGCAGGAAGCTGCCGTCGCCACTGGCGTGATTGTCGGCTTGACCGGCCTGGTGGGTCTGACGTTGGGTGGCTGGGTCGCCGACAAAATCCACCAGCGGGTTGCCAATGGTCGTCTGTTGTTTGCGGCGTTCAGCCTGATCATTTCTACCGTGACCACCGCCTGCGCATTGCACGCCGGGCGCATCGAGATTGGCGTGTTTGTGGCGCTGTTCAGCGTGGGCTGGTTGTTTGCCTATAACTTCTACACCTGCGTATACACGGCAATTCAGGACGTGGTCGAACCGCGCCTGCGGGCCACGGCGATGGCGCTGTTTTTTGCCGGGTTGTATTTGCTGGGTGGCGGGATGGGCCCGATTGTAGTGGGCGGGCTCTCCGATCATTTTGCCCATTCGGCGATGTATGCGGCGGGGGCGGAACAAATGACCGAAGCTTATAAAGCGGTGGGGTTGCATGACGCTATGTACCTGATCCCGGTGGCGCTGTTTTTGACCATGCTGTTTCTGTTCCAGGCGTCGCGAAGTTTTGTGCGCGATGCCAAGAAGATGAAGGAGGGGTTGAGTGGAGTTGAGGTCCCGGCGGCTGCGGCTACGGCTTGAAACCGAGGTGACCGCTTCGCGAGCAAGCCCGCTCCCACAGGGGACCGCATTCCAAATGTGGAAGCGGGCTTGCTCGCGAAGAGGCAATGACTGACACCGGTATTCTAAAGTGAATAAAAAAGGCCCGTATTGCGCGGGCCTTCTTTTTAGCGGGCAAGGGTAGTAGTCAACCCGCTACCAGCACTCGAATCGCTTCCAGTCGCAGCGCCGCCTTATCCAGCATCGCAAGGCCTTGTTCGCGCTGGGTACGCAGGGCGACCAACTCACTGTCACGCACAGTCGGGTTGACCGCTTGCAATGCGGTCAGGCGCGCCAGTTCTTCGTCGGTGTCCGCCGCCAGGCGACGCTTGGCCTCGGCCACGCGCTCGGCATGTTGCGGGGCGATCTTCTCTTCACCGGCGTTGATCCGTGGCGTCAGCTGGTCGCGCTGGGCCTGGATGAACTTGTTGGCGCTGGCCCGTGGCACGCTTTCCAACTGATCGTTGAGGGTCACGAATGACACACGGCTCGACAGGTCGTTGCCATTGGCATCCAGCAGGCAGCGCAGGGCAGCCGGGGGCAGGTAACGGCCCAGTTGCAGTGAGCGCGGCGCGACCACTTCGCTGACGTAGAGCAGTTCCAGCAA
This window harbors:
- a CDS encoding YkgJ family cysteine cluster protein, with product MSEASPCLNCGACCSHFRVSFFWGECASSGGTVPDDLVVQINPTRVAMIGTDQKPARCCSLEGEVGQGTRCTIYDQRSSVCREFESSWYEGVHNADCDAARAAFGLAPLEAPFELDLPISA
- a CDS encoding spinster family MFS transporter, translated to MQNSTQAANAWRILFLLFLANLFNFFDRTIPAIIIEPIRMEWHLSDFQLGIIGTAFTIVYAIAGLPLGRLADTGSRSKLMGWGLFAWSGLTAVNGMVGSFWTFLLVRMGIGIGEASYAPAANSLIGDLFPAHRRARAMGIFMLGLPLGLLLAFFTIGWMVKAFDSWRAPFFIAAVPGIILAVFMFYIKEPKRGAAETVQVSQERVDRPIRRVLAVPTFLWLVLAGLCFNFATYACNSFLVPMLQRYFLMPLQEAAVATGVIVGLTGLVGLTLGGWVADKIHQRVANGRLLFAAFSLIISTVTTACALHAGRIEIGVFVALFSVGWLFAYNFYTCVYTAIQDVVEPRLRATAMALFFAGLYLLGGGMGPIVVGGLSDHFAHSAMYAAGAEQMTEAYKAVGLHDAMYLIPVALFLTMLFLFQASRSFVRDAKKMKEGLSGVEVPAAAATA